TGCTCCATCCAGAATTCAAACATTGAATAATGAAATGATAAAACGGGTCCAATTTACTCTGTCGGGTTCCGTACATACTTAATTCTTTAGGATCTCCTTCACGATATTTTGCAATCGTATTTCGTCCCACTCCCATTCGTTTTGCAATTTCACGATAACTACAGCCTTCATTTAAAAATTTCTGTATCTGGCAGATCATTTTATACCGTTTTTCTGAAAAAATAGGAGAGTTATCCACATCAGTTTCGATTTTTTTTACACGGCTTTTCTATAGCTGTGGACTGTTCAACATGAGGAATACTTACCGTTGCAGGAAGTTCATGATTCAACGCTTTTTTGATTGCCTCCAATAAGTTCTGATGTAAATGAAATCTATCTGCCACTTGCATAGCATCGGGCAATTCTTCCGATATTACTTTTGCATATGCGCTTGCCCGGTCACGTGTAACAACTTTAATATTTTTATTATTCTTAAGCCAATCTCTTAGCGTGTTTCCATTTCTTCCATCCAGTAACGTAATTGGTTCGTGTGTTTTTTGGCTTACAATAATAGTTCCGTATGTATGACGTTTCTTATATGCAAAATCATCCACACCGATTACATCACCAACCTCTGGTATGGGGAGAGATTCATACTTTCTTAAAAGTAATCTTATAACGGTATCACCGCTAATCTTAATTCCAAGCGCCTTACAAATACGTGCACAACCTTCACAACTGGTTTCCATGGCTAACGTGCAGATAAAGTCAGCACATCTTTCTGTCATGCGGCTATAATTATTAAGTAATCCATCAAATGTTTCAGCAATAGTTGTTACTTCACAGTCATTGTTCATACATTTATACTCATGAGAACAAATCTCAAGTTGGACTCCTTTCCCCAAAATAGGAAGATCCTGTACTTTACGAAGATAGGTTCCATGGTATTTATCTGTTATACAACCACATTTCGGACATTTACAATTCCTAGATATAGATTTCATTCGTATTAAAATTTTATCCTCATATTGTTGTATCTCTGTTATCTTTAATTCGGTTGCATGATAAAAACTATCTATACATAACGTACCTTTTGAGCCTGGCATCTGTCAATCTCCTCGTATCTTTTTATCTGATAAGTATACTACATATCAGATAATATGGAAAGGCAAAAAACGGATAATTGCGGAAGAACCCACCGCACAAGAATATTCACCATATTAAGTGTTCTCCTTTTCAGTTTCAATTTTATCGCCTGTTGCAACAATCAAATTTTATCATAACGCTGTTTTCTTTACTATTATTTTCAGAATAAAATACGGAACAATCTGCTATTAGTATGGTGTTTACAGGCAAGTCCGGCTAACTGCCCAATAGCATCAGTCAGACCGATGACAAACTCTTGAAATATAAGAACCTCTGACAAATAGATTGCTTTAGGAGTCAAACGACATAAAATAACCCCCGGAAATGCCCATTTTATCAGCATTCCCGGGGTTCTGTCCGTTATTCGAATTCGGCAAATCCAGAGATGCCATTAAACGTATTTGTTTAGTTCTTATCTCTTTTCCGCCGCTATTTTATCTCTATTACATATATTATTTTGGCTAGCTGATTTTCTGTTGCCAATTTGTTGCCAATTCATTATAAATGGAACGGAAATGTTTGGCAATCTTTATTTCATATAATCATTTACTTTTTACCTTTTAAAATAACTTTATATCCGTTATCTTACATTCTTCTGAAAACAATTTACTTATTTATCTTGCCTTCACCTCACAATCTTTTAATCGATTTATTGCACCAAGATACGTGTTTTATAAAGCTGCTTTTATTATTTTTTTGCTTTTAGAAATTCCTATAATTCTCGAAACAATCCTCGCAGCTTTTGCAATTAATATATACTTTATAACTAATAAATATTTCTAATAGAACTTACAGACAATTCTTTTTCTGTGAGCATTTTTATCTCTTTATGATAAATTTCTGTACTTACCAATGGTTGACTTAAAATAAACACCCCTATCGCCCCCCAATCACCATCATCTAATCCATATTGTTTTTTGAAATCATCTATATGTTTGTTACACCACTCAACACGGCGACAATGTTTTGTATAATATCCCTTTTTCTTTTTGGTATTTTCAAACATCTTTTTGTATTCTAAATGCATCTCATATGGATTTTTAGAAAAATTAAAGTTTTTCACCTCAGCCGCAATTATTTTATGATACTCTCTATCAATAATCAGCACATCTATATCACCCAGTATATTATTATTTTCCGATATATAAACACCATTAACTTTACTAATATTAGGATATACTTCAAATACATTGAAATTGACTAATATCTTGTATATAAAATAATTGAATT
The Ruminococcus gauvreauii genome window above contains:
- a CDS encoding transposase; its protein translation is MPGSKGTLCIDSFYHATELKITEIQQYEDKILIRMKSISRNCKCPKCGCITDKYHGTYLRKVQDLPILGKGVQLEICSHEYKCMNNDCEVTTIAETFDGLLNNYSRMTERCADFICTLAMETSCEGCARICKALGIKISGDTVIRLLLRKYESLPIPEVGDVIGVDDFAYKKRHTYGTIIVSQKTHEPITLLDGRNGNTLRDWLKNNKNIKVVTRDRASAYAKVISEELPDAMQVADRFHLHQNLLEAIKKALNHELPATVSIPHVEQSTAIEKPCKKNRN